A window of Diabrotica virgifera virgifera chromosome 9, PGI_DIABVI_V3a contains these coding sequences:
- the LOC126892143 gene encoding uncharacterized protein LOC126892143, producing MKDIAFTSPTRAKKYKEAYSNAKQNIKILTSDEALSMVVEGKLTKSQYNLIRNTAREHNSNMYPNYEAIISAKTKCYPDNLHITESVAEVSLQNLLDHTVSRLFLSIEEVTEYLKPLKVLKTLYLITKWGCDGSSGMSEYKQKFSDPNVSDSNIFLTSIVPIQLISGNPKIKGNVVLWHNPRPSSPRYCRPIRVQFLHETTYSTIQEVKYIENQISRLQPTSVTINNCKIIVNHELVFTMIDGKVCNAVSENSSTQKCYLCGLSSKNFNNIELVMKTQVINKEHLQFGLSSLHAWIRFFECILHLAYKLVIRKWQARGKEDKQKVAENKKKIQEAFRQEMGLLVDKPKPGYGSSNDGNTARRFFGDPETSSKITGVNKDLISRFKVILATISSGHKIKVEPFKIYCLDTATRFTELYPWYNMPTTVHKILIHSAEIISYAILPIGQLGEEAQEARNKDIKRYRESFSRKFSRQKNMEDVFHRLLISSDPYISNLRKLIPKEFSKYPAEVIHFLEEPDVNRELADETSTSDTQ from the coding sequence ATGAAAGATATTGCTTTTACTAGTCCAACTCGGGCAAAGAAATATAAAGAAGCTTACAGTAATGCTAAACAAAACATTAAAATATTGACTTCAGATGAGGCGTTATCGATGGTGGTTGAGGGGAAATTAACAAAATCTCAGTATAACCTCATTAGAAATACCGCCAGAGAGCACAACAGTAATATGTACCCCAATTATGAGGCAATTATATCAGCCAAAACTAAGTGCTATCCTGATAATCTACATATCACTGAATCCGTTGCTGAAGTTTCTTTGCAAAACTTATTAGATCATACAGTGTCTCGACTATTTCTTAGTATTGAGGAAGTTACTGAATATTTGAAGCCTTTGAAGGTATTGAAAACCCTTTACCTTATCACAAAATGGGGTTGTGATGGAAGTTCTGGTATGAGTGAATACAAGCAAAAATTTTCAGATCCCAATGTATCTGATAGTAATATTTTTCTCACTTCTATTGTTCCTATACAATTAATATCAGGTAATCCTAAAATAAAAGGAAATGTTGTTTTATGGCACAACCCTCGTCCATCATCTCCAAGATACTGTAGGCCAATCCGCGTGCAATTTCTTCATGAAACGACATACTCTACAATTCAAGAAGTGAAATATATTGAAAACCAAATATCGCGGCTACAACCCACATCAGTTACGATCAACAACTGTAAGATAATTGTTAACCATGAACTAGTATTTACAATGATAGATGGGAAGGTGTGCAATGCAGTATCTGAAAATTCATCAACACAAAAGTGCTATTTGTGTGGTCTttcatcaaaaaattttaataacatTGAGTTAGTTATGAAAACTCAAGTAATAAATAAAGAACATCTACAATTTGGATTATCCTCGTTACATGCTTGGATTCGCTTCTTCGAGTGTATTCTCCATTTGGCTTACAAACTTGTCATTCGTAAATGGCAAGCTCGTGGCAAAGAAGATAAACAAAAGGTTGCtgaaaataagaaaaagattCAAGAAGCATTTAGACAGGAAATGGGTTTATTGGTTGATAAACCAAAACCAGGATATGGCAGCTCAAATGATGGCAATACTGCTCGACGATTTTTTGGTGATCCCGAAACTTCTTCAAAAATCACTGGGGTCAACAAGGATCTTATTTCCCGTTTTAAAGTGATTTTAGCAACAATTTCTTCTGGGCACAAGATAAAAGTAGAACCATTTAAAATTTACTGTCTGGACACTGCTACAAGATTTACGGAACTGTATCCCTGGTATAATATGCCAACCACAGTTCACAAAATATTGATTCATAGTGCTGAAATTATTTCATATGCCATTTTACCGATTGGCCAACTTGGAGAGGAAGCCCAAGAAGCACGCAACAAGGATATTAAAAGGTATCGAGAGAGCTTCTCTAGAAAATTTTCTAGACAGAAAAATATGGAGGATGTTTTCCATCGCCTTTTGATATCCTCAGATCCCTATATTTCTAACTTAAGAAAACTAATCCCCAAGGAATTTAGTAAATATCCTGCTGAAGTAATACATTTCTTGGAAGAGCCTGATGTTAACCGGGAACTTGCAGATGAAACATCCACTTCTGACACACAGTAA